One window of Phycisphaeraceae bacterium genomic DNA carries:
- the holA gene encoding DNA polymerase III subunit delta, with product MARKASTQSSPPAQPSTAHRVVILTGADEFLRRHYTTVYRELLEAEHGEVEVLRFDGEQAQPAEVLDELRSFGLMQQYKLVVVESADKFLAEGNRAVIERYTQQPVESATLILRSGAWRPGNLDKMVAEVGAVIKCEPLSVPDATRWAQGRTQKRYEAKLDDDAARALVDRVGVDLGRIDAALGKLAIGAGKGGTITREMVNDMVGVSREHDFWSIQQWLIGTKPEMALSQLRERIDQSPRDAAVPITFACTDLARKIHGMTVGLKQGDNPRSLAGTLKLWGPSFDAVLSASRRADPEKTLALLNAATRADQHQKSGVGDSTRILERLVLQFCAL from the coding sequence ATGGCCCGAAAAGCGTCCACCCAATCATCCCCCCCAGCCCAGCCAAGCACTGCGCATCGAGTTGTCATCCTCACCGGAGCGGACGAGTTTCTGCGCAGGCACTACACCACGGTCTATCGCGAGCTTTTGGAAGCAGAGCACGGCGAGGTCGAGGTGCTCCGCTTCGATGGCGAGCAGGCGCAGCCGGCCGAAGTGCTCGACGAGCTGCGATCGTTCGGACTCATGCAGCAGTACAAGCTCGTTGTTGTTGAGAGTGCTGACAAGTTTCTCGCTGAGGGCAACCGGGCTGTCATCGAGCGCTACACGCAGCAGCCGGTCGAATCGGCAACGCTGATCCTGCGTTCGGGCGCATGGCGCCCCGGAAATCTCGACAAGATGGTTGCGGAGGTTGGTGCAGTCATCAAGTGTGAGCCGTTATCTGTTCCCGATGCGACACGCTGGGCACAGGGCAGAACACAGAAGCGTTATGAAGCGAAGCTGGACGACGATGCTGCGCGCGCGCTTGTTGATCGTGTCGGTGTTGATCTTGGCAGGATTGATGCGGCGCTGGGTAAGCTGGCGATCGGTGCTGGCAAGGGCGGGACGATCACGCGCGAGATGGTCAACGACATGGTCGGCGTGTCGAGAGAGCACGATTTCTGGTCGATCCAGCAGTGGCTGATCGGCACCAAGCCTGAGATGGCACTGTCGCAACTCCGTGAACGCATTGATCAATCGCCCCGTGATGCAGCGGTTCCGATCACGTTCGCGTGCACGGATCTTGCGCGCAAGATCCATGGCATGACAGTTGGACTCAAGCAGGGCGACAACCCGCGCAGCTTGGCTGGAACACTCAAGCTGTGGGGACCGAGCTTCGATGCGGTGCTCAGCGCATCGCGCCGTGCCGATCCCGAGAAGACCCTTGCGCTGCTCAATGCTGCCACACGAGCCGATCAGCACCAGAAGTCCGGTGTTGGCGACAGCACGAGAATACTCGAGCGTCTTGTGCTCCAGTTCTGCGCGTTGTAA
- a CDS encoding FmdB family transcriptional regulator: MPIYEYEVLNDKGEPTGETFDYVQSMKDEPLTKHPETGKPVRRAITAPNVAGKWSDMKAKSTLSNENLSRLGFTKYEKKGDGYMERTAGSEGPKSISLDD; the protein is encoded by the coding sequence ATGCCGATCTACGAGTACGAAGTTCTGAACGACAAGGGCGAACCAACGGGTGAGACATTCGACTATGTTCAGTCGATGAAGGATGAACCGCTGACGAAGCATCCGGAAACAGGCAAGCCTGTTCGGCGCGCAATCACCGCACCGAATGTTGCTGGCAAGTGGTCGGACATGAAAGCAAAGTCCACGCTCAGCAATGAAAATCTCTCGAGGCTCGGATTTACAAAGTACGAAAAGAAGGGTGATGGCTACATGGAGCGCACCGCTGGTAGTGAGGGGCCAAAGTCGATCAGTCTCGATGATTAA
- a CDS encoding ABC transporter ATP-binding protein, with protein MTAPQAPISPAHETTHAVSTPITIRNLTKQYGRGNRAIFAVDHIDLDIQPGELFFLLGPSGCGKTTLLRMIAGFIEPTDGTIHFADQDVTHVSARKRDTGMVFQSYALWPHMTVEQNVAFGLKINKVPAAERDTRVYDALKAVQLEQLAGRRPNELSGGQQQRVALARALVVRPSVLLLDEPLSNLDAKLRIELRSEIRRVCKASGITTIYVTHDQKEALSMADRMAVLDRGKIVQIGAPGELYRRPRTKFVADFLGETTFIDARVQHVDDSGVVVSTPAGLLRSSTDAACSIKTLAPDARVTCSLRPEALSVEPLQTPEPVPGTIGLVGTLQHTTYLGEIAHHDVKLSNGVIAKIAQLNPSPHTMPTEGERVLVTANPDDVVLVGQSSVLTGSNKTHLVMS; from the coding sequence ATGACCGCTCCACAGGCCCCGATTTCTCCCGCGCATGAGACAACACACGCTGTCTCCACGCCGATCACTATCCGCAATCTCACCAAGCAGTATGGCAGGGGAAACCGCGCGATCTTCGCGGTCGATCACATTGATCTCGACATTCAACCCGGCGAACTCTTCTTTCTGCTCGGTCCATCTGGGTGTGGCAAAACAACCCTGCTCCGCATGATCGCGGGGTTTATCGAGCCAACCGATGGCACGATCCACTTCGCTGATCAGGATGTCACGCATGTTTCTGCGCGCAAGCGTGACACGGGTATGGTGTTCCAGTCGTACGCACTCTGGCCTCACATGACCGTTGAACAGAATGTTGCGTTCGGATTGAAAATCAACAAGGTTCCAGCAGCGGAACGAGACACACGCGTGTATGACGCGCTCAAGGCTGTGCAGCTTGAGCAACTCGCGGGGCGAAGGCCGAACGAGCTTTCCGGTGGCCAGCAGCAGCGCGTTGCGCTCGCACGAGCCCTTGTTGTGCGTCCCAGTGTGCTTCTGCTCGATGAGCCGCTCTCAAATCTCGATGCAAAGCTTCGCATCGAGCTCCGATCGGAGATCCGGCGTGTGTGCAAGGCATCCGGCATCACGACGATCTATGTCACACACGATCAGAAGGAAGCACTGTCGATGGCCGATCGCATGGCTGTGCTCGACCGTGGAAAGATTGTGCAGATTGGTGCGCCGGGCGAGCTCTACCGCAGGCCTCGCACAAAGTTTGTAGCCGACTTCCTCGGTGAGACAACGTTCATCGACGCGCGCGTCCAGCATGTAGATGACTCAGGTGTAGTTGTGAGCACGCCAGCAGGGCTGCTGCGTTCGAGCACTGATGCGGCGTGCTCTATCAAGACGCTTGCGCCGGATGCTCGCGTCACCTGCTCACTCCGACCCGAGGCGCTCTCTGTCGAGCCGCTGCAAACGCCCGAGCCCGTACCCGGCACGATTGGACTTGTCGGCACACTTCAGCACACAACCTATCTCGGTGAGATCGCGCACCACGACGTGAAACTGAGCAACGGTGTTATTGCAAAGATCGCGCAGCTGAACCCATCGCCGCACACCATGCCGACCGAGGGAGAGCGGGTGCTCGTCACAGCAAATCCAGATGACGTGGTGCTGGTCGGACAGTCCTCCGTCCTTACCGGATCGAACAAAACGCATCTTGTGATGTCGTAG
- a CDS encoding prepilin peptidase has product MHAPSAPSPLDLPVRSKHDGSDRLWQSLSKPFVREQPLTGLDKVAQRARGRFSRTTSTGKLRQRATVIDADARRLRALSEGGLDQHVLQVKEAAITRRDDADAIDAAYAAITEVVRRQIGLELHIEQIMGALVLASGRAAEMATGEGKTVTAILPAALDGWSRKGVHVCTVNDYLAQRDAHICSPAYSRLGLTVGVLLDSTKQENRRRAYEADITYAADKQLIFDFLRDRLRSPVSARLAPLLATQITSERALDPLGLDLTDRLHDELGESDTNIDWDKRVVQRGLYAAIVDEADSVLIDEAITPAIISLPAGEGAETETVQFPIAAQLAQMLIRDEHYTIDERFRRVQLTSAGRDRIAECSGMLPAFWRGPRRREELLVQALSAREIFHQGDDYIIRNDDICIVDRSTGRVLEGRQWQLGLHQAVQAKEGLEVTAANRTSARISYQQFFQRYQRLSGMSGTLWEVAPELWEYYQLPITKVPTHKPVIRRELADRVHLSEEDKFTAVANRVEELHATGQPVLVGTRSVESSEKLGAALSQRNITCTILNATREAEEAAIVKNAGQPGAVTVATNMAGRGTDIHLTDETRELGGLVVIGTERHDERRVDRQLFGRSGRQGDPGVAEMHVCLDDLLIKQHGPKPLIWMCRRQLKRGIGNTWLTKLLWQIAQRSASARAVTMRTEQAKTEAWLDLAMHSMTK; this is encoded by the coding sequence TGCACGCGCCGAGCGCGCCATCCCCGCTTGACCTTCCCGTGCGTTCAAAGCACGACGGCAGCGATCGTCTGTGGCAGAGTCTGTCAAAGCCGTTCGTGCGCGAGCAACCGCTCACCGGGCTTGACAAGGTGGCGCAGCGCGCTCGTGGTCGATTCTCCCGCACGACATCGACAGGCAAGCTGCGCCAGCGTGCGACTGTGATCGATGCAGACGCTCGCAGACTTCGTGCTCTCTCCGAAGGTGGTCTCGATCAGCATGTGCTGCAGGTGAAGGAAGCTGCGATCACGCGGCGCGATGATGCCGACGCGATCGATGCTGCCTATGCCGCAATCACAGAGGTCGTGCGCAGGCAGATCGGGCTTGAGCTGCATATCGAGCAGATCATGGGGGCGCTCGTGCTCGCGTCGGGTCGCGCAGCCGAGATGGCAACGGGTGAGGGAAAGACCGTCACCGCGATTCTTCCAGCAGCACTCGACGGCTGGTCGCGCAAGGGTGTGCATGTCTGTACGGTCAACGATTATCTCGCGCAGCGCGATGCACACATCTGCTCGCCAGCATACAGCAGACTCGGTTTGACGGTTGGCGTGCTGCTCGATTCGACGAAGCAGGAGAATCGCAGGCGCGCCTATGAAGCGGACATCACATATGCCGCCGACAAACAGTTGATCTTCGATTTTCTGCGCGATCGATTGAGAAGCCCGGTCAGCGCCCGGCTTGCACCGCTGCTTGCGACACAGATCACGAGCGAGCGGGCGCTCGATCCGCTTGGGCTTGACCTGACAGATCGGCTGCATGACGAACTCGGCGAATCTGATACAAACATCGACTGGGACAAGCGCGTCGTGCAACGTGGGCTGTACGCTGCGATTGTTGACGAGGCGGACAGTGTGCTGATCGATGAAGCGATAACGCCAGCGATCATCAGTCTGCCAGCCGGCGAAGGGGCCGAGACAGAAACCGTGCAGTTCCCAATCGCTGCACAGCTTGCGCAGATGCTGATCAGGGACGAACACTACACCATCGACGAGCGATTCCGTCGTGTGCAGTTGACGAGTGCCGGACGGGACAGGATCGCGGAATGCTCGGGTATGCTGCCAGCCTTCTGGCGAGGACCGCGCAGGCGCGAGGAACTGCTGGTGCAGGCGCTGTCTGCTCGCGAGATATTCCATCAGGGCGATGACTACATCATTCGGAACGACGACATCTGCATCGTGGACCGCTCAACCGGTCGTGTGCTTGAGGGCAGACAATGGCAGCTCGGCCTCCATCAGGCTGTACAGGCGAAGGAAGGGCTCGAAGTCACAGCTGCGAATCGCACGAGTGCGCGCATCAGCTACCAGCAGTTCTTCCAAAGATACCAGCGACTGTCCGGAATGTCAGGCACACTGTGGGAGGTAGCGCCAGAGTTGTGGGAGTACTACCAGTTGCCAATTACAAAGGTGCCGACGCACAAGCCGGTGATTCGCAGAGAACTCGCCGATCGTGTACATCTTTCCGAAGAGGACAAGTTTACAGCGGTTGCAAACCGTGTTGAGGAGTTGCACGCGACGGGCCAGCCTGTGCTTGTGGGTACACGCAGTGTCGAATCATCGGAAAAGCTCGGCGCAGCGCTGTCGCAGCGCAACATCACATGCACGATTCTCAACGCAACACGAGAGGCTGAGGAAGCTGCGATCGTAAAGAACGCTGGTCAGCCCGGTGCGGTGACGGTTGCGACGAATATGGCTGGTCGAGGAACCGACATTCATCTAACAGACGAGACGCGCGAGCTTGGCGGGCTTGTTGTGATCGGCACGGAACGCCACGATGAGCGCCGTGTGGATCGCCAGCTCTTTGGACGATCGGGGCGCCAGGGTGACCCAGGTGTGGCCGAGATGCATGTGTGTCTCGACGATCTGCTCATTAAGCAGCACGGGCCCAAACCTCTCATATGGATGTGCAGGCGTCAGCTGAAACGCGGGATTGGCAACACGTGGCTGACGAAACTGCTGTGGCAGATCGCCCAGCGGAGTGCGTCCGCTCGTGCTGTGACCATGCGCACTGAGCAGGCCAAGACAGAAGCGTGGCTTGATCTTGCAATGCACTCCATGACGAAGTAG